Proteins found in one Anopheles aquasalis chromosome 3, idAnoAquaMG_Q_19, whole genome shotgun sequence genomic segment:
- the LOC126577289 gene encoding mediator of RNA polymerase II transcription subunit 8-like codes for MQREEKQFEMLMEAVLNRLNDLIHAIGGMIHRLETEYETLNWPTFLDNYALISGHVTGLMKILSSEIGTPLRNLTVLPLMLTQERDEALSQLTDGRVAMFSHDLAPDYLRTKPDPGAETRLATHETKANNLTNEAGIKQVAQYNKVISHVWDILNKAKEDWENESSTRPGIQQTSSMADTQALVAAVGVGNGLTVPVVPNAGVMIPPAIRQGSPMGPIPPVGAAPMGKIPSGIKTNIKAANQVHPYRQNQS; via the exons ATGCAGCGGGAAGAGAAACAGTTTGAAATGCTGATGGAGGCGGTGCTCAATCGGCTGAACGATTTGATACACGCTATCGGCGGCATGATACACCGTTTGGAGACCGAGTACGAAACGCTTAACTGGCCTACATTTCTGGATAACTACGCGCTCATCTCGGGTCAC GTGACGGGTTTGATGAAAATACTGAGCTCGGAAATCGGGACCCCACTGCGGAATCTAACGGTGCTTCCGCTGATGCTCACACAGGAACGCGATGAAGCCTTGTCCCAGCTTACCGATGGCCGGGTGGCGATGTTTTCACACGATCTTGCACCGGATTATCTGCGAACCAAGCCCGATCCCGGCGCCGAAACCAGGTTAGCGACGCATGAAACCAAGGCAAACAATCTTACCAACGAAGCCGGCATCAAACAGGTTGCACAGTACAATAAGGTGATCTCGCACGTCTGGGATATCCTGAACAAGGCGAAAGAGGACTGGGAAAATGAATCTTCCACCCGGCCAGGCATCCAGCAGACTAGCTCGATGGCCGACACTCAGGCGCTGGTGGCTGCCGTGGGTGTCGGTAATGGATTGACCGTGCCTGTGGTGCCGAACGCTGGTGTCATGATACCGCCCGCCATTCGCCAGGGCTCTCCAATGGGCCCGATTCCGCCGGTCGGTGCGGCTCCGATGGGGAAAATTCCGTCCGGTATTAAAACTAACATTAAGGCGGCAAACCAAGTGCATCCGTATCGACAGAACCAGTCGTAA